A stretch of Brevundimonas naejangsanensis DNA encodes these proteins:
- a CDS encoding potassium channel family protein, translating into MYRLRMATAHDHPRGHDRLRLRARLRYFYHGASPAAVKFRLMVIVVDLVIISFFLAAPILKEAGWAFYVVDYLIAAVLALDLAARAYAYSNVRDWLKRPIVWVDLFVLATLLFPAWLANLGFLRLLRFWSLLNSELFWRTIGRRYDDTRVEEITRAMAALVTFVFVVTGFVYAYFRGKAEHINGYLDALYFTVATLTTTGFGDITLPGNWGRVISIVVMLVGITLFIRLAQTLIRPHKVKFPCPVCGLQKHDPDAVHCKACGQILNIPDEGD; encoded by the coding sequence ATGTATCGCTTGCGCATGGCGACCGCGCACGATCACCCTAGGGGCCACGACCGGCTGCGCCTGCGCGCGCGTCTGCGCTACTTCTATCATGGCGCTTCCCCGGCGGCGGTGAAGTTCCGCCTCATGGTCATCGTCGTCGACCTGGTCATCATCAGCTTTTTTCTGGCGGCGCCGATCCTGAAGGAGGCCGGCTGGGCCTTCTATGTCGTCGACTATCTGATCGCGGCGGTGCTGGCGCTGGACCTGGCGGCCCGCGCCTATGCCTATTCCAACGTGCGCGACTGGCTGAAGCGGCCGATCGTCTGGGTCGATCTGTTCGTCCTGGCCACCCTGCTGTTCCCGGCCTGGCTGGCCAACCTGGGCTTCCTGCGGCTGCTGCGGTTCTGGAGCCTGCTGAACAGCGAGCTGTTCTGGCGGACCATCGGGCGGCGCTACGACGACACCCGGGTCGAGGAGATCACTCGGGCCATGGCGGCCCTGGTGACCTTCGTCTTCGTGGTGACGGGCTTCGTCTATGCCTATTTCCGGGGCAAGGCCGAGCACATCAACGGTTATCTGGACGCCCTCTATTTCACCGTCGCCACCCTGACGACGACGGGGTTCGGCGACATCACCCTGCCGGGCAACTGGGGGCGGGTCATCTCCATCGTCGTCATGCTGGTGGGCATCACCCTGTTCATCCGCCTGGCCCAGACCCTGATCCGGCCGCACAAGGTGAAATTCCCCTGCCCGGTCTGCGGCCTGCAGAAGCACGATCCCGACGCCGTCCACTGCAAGGCCTGCGGCCAGATCCTGAACATTCCCGATGAGGGCGACTGA
- the dapF gene encoding diaminopimelate epimerase produces MTASRPPEGRPYVRMNGAGNAFIMVQAFDRPFHPSADQVRALADPAAGLGGFDQLIGVEPSESADAFMRVWNADGSMVETCGNALRCVGWLLLEATDKDEVVIDTAAGPTTARRAPGPVGLGDPAESTTAAHQQVTVDMGAPRLDWTQVPLAEEMDTRGIELQVGPIDAPVLHTPGAVSMGNPHVVFFTDRQDDAFVRGSGSLIEHHPLFPEGVNVGFAKVLDRGHIRLRVWERGAGLTLACGTGACAALVATARRGLTDRRARVTVDGGELTIDWDEATSHVFMTGPVAVEGTGFLPAALSDCG; encoded by the coding sequence ATGACCGCTTCCCGCCCCCCCGAAGGCCGCCCCTATGTCCGCATGAACGGCGCCGGCAACGCCTTCATCATGGTCCAGGCCTTCGACCGCCCCTTCCACCCGAGCGCGGACCAGGTGCGCGCCCTGGCCGACCCGGCTGCGGGCCTGGGCGGCTTCGACCAATTGATCGGCGTCGAGCCCTCGGAAAGCGCCGACGCCTTCATGCGGGTGTGGAACGCCGACGGCTCCATGGTCGAGACCTGCGGCAACGCCCTGCGCTGCGTCGGCTGGCTGCTGCTGGAGGCGACGGACAAGGACGAGGTCGTCATCGACACGGCGGCCGGACCGACAACCGCCCGGCGGGCGCCCGGCCCCGTCGGGTTGGGAGACCCCGCAGAGTCGACGACCGCGGCCCACCAGCAAGTCACCGTCGACATGGGCGCGCCGCGCCTCGACTGGACCCAGGTGCCCCTGGCCGAGGAAATGGACACGCGCGGCATCGAGCTTCAGGTCGGGCCGATCGACGCCCCCGTGCTGCACACGCCGGGCGCCGTCTCCATGGGCAATCCGCACGTGGTCTTCTTCACCGACCGCCAGGACGACGCCTTCGTGCGCGGCTCGGGCTCCCTGATCGAGCACCACCCCCTGTTCCCCGAGGGGGTCAACGTCGGCTTCGCCAAGGTGCTGGACCGCGGCCATATCCGGCTGCGGGTATGGGAGCGCGGCGCGGGCCTGACCCTGGCCTGCGGCACCGGCGCCTGCGCCGCCCTGGTGGCCACGGCCCGCCGCGGCCTGACCGACCGCAGGGCGCGGGTCACGGTCGACGGCGGCGAACTGACCATCGACTGGGACGAAGCCACGAGCCATGTCTTCATGACCGGCCCGGTCGCGGTCGAAGGGACCGGTTTCCTGCCCGCCGCCCTGAGCGATTGCGGCTGA